CTGAGAGCCCAGCTGAAAGAGGAAAGCCCTGGCAATGCCCAGCCAAGTGCCTTGCCTGAAGCCCACAGGAGACCCCCTAGCAAGAAAAAGCTGGCAGTTCCAAAGGTTATGGACACCATGCAGGGGGTCATCCACCCTGATCCCCCNNNNNNNNNNNNNNNNNNNNNNNNNNNNNNNNNNNNNNNNNNNNNNNNNNNNNNNNNNNNNNNNNNNNNNNNNNNNNNNNNNNNNNNNNNNNNNNNNNNNNNNNNNNNNNNNNNNNNNNNNNNNNNNNNNNNNNNNNNNNNNNNNNNNNNNNNNNNNNNNNNNNNNNNNNNNNNNNNNNNNNNNNNNNNNNNNNNNNNNNNNNNNNNNNNNNNNNNNNNNNNNNNNNNNNNNNNNNNNNNNNNNNNNNNNNNNNNNNNNNNNNNNNNNNNNNNNNNNNNNNNNNNNNNNNNNNNNNNNNNNNNNNNNNNNNNNNNNNNNNNNNNNNNNNNNNNNNNNNNNNNNNNNNNNNNNNNNNNNNNNNNNNNNNNNNNNNNNNNNNNNNNNNNNNNNNNNNNNNNNNNNNNNNNNNNNNNNNNNNNNNNNNNNNNNNNNNNNNNNNNNNNNNNNNNNNNNNNNNNNNNNNNNNNNNNNNNNNNNNNNNNNNNNNNNNNNNNNNNNNNNNNNNNNNNNNNNNNNNNNNNNNNNNNNNNNNNNNNNNNNNNNNNNNNNNNNNNNNNNNNNNNNNNNNNNNNNNNNNNNNNNNNNNNNNNNNNNNNNNNNNNNNNNNNNNNNNNNNNNNNNNNNNNNNNNNNNNNNNNNNNNNNNNNNNNNNNNNNNNNNNNNNNNNNNNNNNNNNNNNNNNNNNNNNNNNNNNNNNNNNNNNNNNNNNNNNNNNNNNNNNNNNNNNNNNNNNNNNNNNNNNNNNNNNNNNNNNNNNNNNNNNNNNNNNNNNNNNNNNNNNNNNNNNNNNNNNNNNNNNNNNNNNNNNNNNNNNNNNNNNNNNNNNNNNNNNNNNNNNNNNNNNNNNNNNNNNNNNNNNNNNNNNNNNNNNNNNNNNNNNNNNNNNNNNNNNNNNNNNNNNNNNNNNNNNNNNNNNNNNNNNNNNNNNNNNNNNNNNNNNNNNNNNNNNNNNNNNNNNNNNNNNNNNNNNNNNNNNNNNNNNNNNNNNNNNNNNNNNNNNNNNNNNNNNNNNNNNNNNNNNNNNNNNNNNNNNNNNNNNNNNNNNNNNNNNNNNNNNNNNNNNNNNNNNNNNNNNNNNNNNNNNNNNNNNNNNNNNNNNNNNNNNNNNNNNNNNNNNNNNNNNNNNNNNNNNNNNNNNNNNNNNNNNNNNNNNNNNNNNNNNNNNNNNNNNNNNNNNNNNNNNNNNNNNNNNNNNNNNNNNNNNNNNNNNNNNNNNNNNNNNNNNNNNNNNNNNNNNNNNNNNNNNNNNNNNNNNNNNNNNNNNNNNNNNNNNNNNNNNNNNNNNNNNNNNNNNNNNNNNNNNNNNNNNNNNNNNNNNNNNNNNNNNNNNNNNNNNNNNNNNNNNNNNNNNNNNNNNNNNNNNNNNNNNNNNNNNNNNNNNNNNNNNNNNNNNNNNNNNNNNNNNNNNNNNNNNNNNNNNNNNNNNNNNNNNNNNNNNNNNNNNNNNNNNNNNNNNNNNNNNNNNNNNNNNNNNNNNNNNNNNNNNNNNNNNNNNNNNNNNNNNNNNNNNNNNNNNNNNNNNNNNNNNNNNNNNNNNNNNNNNNNNNNNNNNNNNNNNNNNNNNNNNNNNNNNNNNNNNNNNNNNNNNNNNNNNNNNNNNNNNNNNNNNNNNNNNNNNNNNNNNNNNNNNNNNNNNNNNNNNNNNNNNNNNNNNNNNNNNNNNNNNNNNNNNNNNNNNNNNNNNNNNNNNNNNNNNNNNNNNNNNNNNNNNNNNNNNNNNNNNNNNNNNNNNNNNNNNNNNNNNNNNNNNNNNNNNNNNNNNNNNNNNNNNNNNNNNNNNNNNNNNNNNNNNNNNNNNNNNNNNNNNNNNNNNNNNNNNNNNNNNNNNNNNNNNNNNNNNNNNNNNNNNNNNNNNNNNNNNNNNNNNNNNNNNNNNNNNNNNNNNNNNNNNNNNNNNNNNNNNNNNNNNNNNNNNNNNNNNNNNNNNNNNNNNNNNNNNNNNNNNNNNNNNNNNNNNNNNNNNNNNNNNNNNNNNNNNNNNNNNNNNNNNNNNNNNNNNNNNNNNNNNNNNNNNNNNNNNNNNNNNNNNNNNNNNNNNNNNNNNNNNNNNNNNNNNNNNNNNNNNNNNNNNNNNNNNNNNNNNNNNNNNNNNNNNNNNNNNNNNNNNNNNNNNNNNNNNNNNNNNNNNNNNNNNNNNNNNNNNNNNNNNNNNNNNNNNNNNNNNNNNNNNNNNNNNNNNNNNNNNNNNNNNNNNNNNNNNNNNNNNNNNNNNNNNNNNNNNNNNNNNNNNNNNNNNNNNNNNNNNNNNNNNNNNNNNNNNNNNNNNNNNNNNNNNNNNNNNNNNNNNNNNNNNNNNNNNNNNNNNNNNNNNNNNNNNNNNNNNNNNNNNNNNNNNNNNNNNNNNNNNNNNNNNNNNNNNNNNNNNNNNNNNNNNNNNNNNNNNNNNNNNNNNNNNNNNNNNNNNNNNNNNNNNNNNNNNNNNNNNNNNNNNNNNNNNNNNNNNNNNNNNNNNNNNNNNNNNNNNNNNNNNNNNNNNNNNNNNNNNNNNNNNNNNNNNNNNNNNNNNNNNNNNNNNNNNNNNNNNNNNNNNNNNNNNNNNNNNNNNNNNNNNNNNNNNNNNNNNNNNNNNNNNNNNNNNNNNNNNNNNNNNNNNNNNNNNNNNNNNNNNNNNNNNNNNNNNNNNNNNNNNNNNNNNNNNNNNNNNNNNNNNNNNNNNNNNNNNNNNNNNNNNNNNNNNNNNNNNNNNNNNNNNNNNNNNNNNNNNNNNNNNNNNNNNNNNNNNNNNNNNNNNNNNNNNNNNNNNNNNNNNNNNNNNNNNNNNNNNNNNNNNNNNNNNNNNNNNNNNNNNNNNNNNNNNNNNNNNNNNNNNNNNNNNNNNNNNNNNNNNNNNNNNNNNNNNNNNNNNNNNNNNNNNNNNNNNNNNNNNNNNNNNNNNNNNNNNNNNNNNNNNNNNNNNNNNNNNNNNNNNNNNNNNNNNNNNNNNNNNNNNNNNNNNNNNNNNNNNNNNNNNNNNNNNNNNNNNNNNNNNNNNNNNNNNNNNNNNNNNNNNNNNNNNNNNNNNNNNNNNNNNNNNNNNNNNNNNNNNNNNNNNNNNNNNNNNNNNNNNNNNNNNNNNNNNNNNNNNNNNNNNNNNNNNNNNNNNNNNNNNNNNNNNNNNNNNNNNNNNNNNNNNNNNNNNNNNNNNNNNNNNNNNNNNNNNNNNNNNNNNNNNNNNNNNNNNNNNNNNNNNNNNNNNNNNNNNNNNNNNNNNNNNNNNNNNNNNNNNNNNNNNNNNNNNNNNNNNNNNNNNNNNNNNNNNNNNNNNNNNNNNNNNNNNNNNNNNNNNNNNNNNNNNNNNNNNNNNNNNNNNNNNNNNNNNNNNNNNNNNNNNNNNNNNNNNNNNNNNNNNNNNNNNNNNNNNNNNNNNNNNNNNNNNNNNNNNNNNNNNNNNNNNNNNNNNNNNNNNNNNNNNNNNNNNNNNNNNNNNNNNNNNNNNNNNNNNNNNNNNNNNNNNNNNNNNNNNNNNNNNNNNNNNNNNNNNNNNNNNNNNNNNNNNNNNNNNNNNNNNNNNNNNNNNNNNNNNNNNNNNNNNNNNNNNNNNNNNNNNNNNNNNNNNNNNNNNNTAAAAGGTGATCCCACATATTCGTTTTGACTGTCCTGTTCTTGATGTATGTATGGGTAAGTAGTGAGACCATGAGACGGCTTGGTCCCCAAACACCTTAGCCACCTGTGATGGTGAGCCCCAGCCCTGAAAATAGTGAGGACAAATCCTCCCACACCTGCTGTGTATGACTCAGAGCCCAGCTGTGTGTGACCAATGATAACACGGCAGTCTGCATGGCTTTCTGCAACCTGGCTCTACCCAGCAGAAAGAAGGGCCTGGCCAGTGCTGAGGCCAGACTGCAGGCGTTGGGGTCCTGGGAGTTAGGCAGATTGATTGATACCGCCTAGAGGATTACATCTGTGTTGTGATACACCTGCCTGCCCTGAGTTCTGAAGCTCAGTGTACTGGAATTCTGCGTGTCTACTTTATGGTTGAATTCTGTTGGTATTCTGACATGGAagtgagttttcttctttatgcACCCGGTTCTGAATTGTAAATCACTTCTGTGCCCAAATGCTGACACATACTCCAACCATCCTCCACATCTGCCATGATGGAGCTTCGTTCGATGTGATGGCAGGCTCTGTGGTCCCATTGTGGTCCTAAATGATCTGGATCTATGTATAATAAACCCATTGTGCATATTTGTTCATGTGTTTCTGGGAGAAGCAGCTTTGTGTCATCATCCATGTTCCCACCTTAAATTTTTGGAGTGCTTTTAACTCTTGAAAACAAAAAGCATCTTGTTTTGTATATAAGACCCAtccagttttggtttttgtttttctaatgaatAAACCAAGTACTATCCACAACTTCCTTTGTCCTTTGAGAGTCTATCCAAACCAAGCATGGTTTATACATCGCTTGGGCAGGGTGATGACAGCGCCAAAGGAAAGGAGCTTTGCCCTGAAACAGAGCATCCCTCAGTCCTGTTCGTGGCCCTTCAGGGAGTGGTGGTttagcccaggaagtggcactattagggggtgtggccttgttgaggggggtgtgtctctgggtgtgggctttgagaccctcctagcTGTCTGAAGGCAGTCTTCTAGCAGCATTCAAgatatctgtatctatctgaAGATACAGAACTCCggactcctcctgcaccatgcctgcctggatgctgccatgcttcccaccatgatgataatggactgaacctctgaacctgtaagccagcctcaattaaatgttgtcttgggagctggagagatgggtcatcagttaagagcattgactgctctccaGAGTcctaattcccagcaaccacatggtggctcacaaccatctgtaatgggatctggtgctctcttctggtatgtctcaagacagctacagtgtatatacataaaataaaataaataaatcttcaaaaaaaaaaaaagaacggtgccttggtcatggtgtctcttcacagcagtggaaacctaactaagacactggggaTGGCACTAGTCCAGTCTCCTGAAACCAGGATGTGTAATGCTTCCTTCCAAgtctgctgtgctgtgtgcaaCAAAGAAGCTGCTCCTGATTCTGGGAAAGACATCGCCCTTGGGCTGAGGGCCATCCATCAGCCATGACCAGCAAGtcccacatgcacacccatatcTCAGTTTCTTGTCTGtgttaaaaatatgataaaatgctCTTGACAAGAGCAACTTCAGGGTTGATTCTGTCTGGTTCAGTTTATGGCACAGTCCATCACATTGGAAGAGGCCAGGTGGCAAGATCATGAAGCAGCTGGCCACATCACCTCTGCAATCAGAGCATGGGTAAATGCTTGTGCTGTATGTAGTACCAGTGGCTGTGAGAGGCCTGATTTAGCTGGCCTGTTCTGTCTCAATATGTGTTGCCTTTTCCTGTTCTGGTCCAGAGTGAGGACCTTGCAGATGCTCAGACCTTGATATGGAATCCCGAGGCTCCAGAATCTTGAGAACCTCTATTCTCTATAAATTATAAGCCTAAAATAATTTGTGATATCAACTGAAAATGGAGTAAGACAGACAGGTAAATTAcatcaaaatgtttttttgttttgtcttttttttttttttatttgtttgcttgcttgctttccaggCATTGTCTACCTTTGTAATTTCATCAGCTCTTCCAGACAAAGCATTTTATTGGACATGGCCAATTAAAGCAATTCAGTGCCCAACCATAGTGCCAGAATGAAACCCACACAGCCTGAAGACAAGTTTGGTCTCTGTGCTAACCCACATTTTGTTTGCCAGCTGACAATCCTGGCCCAGGCCCCATATTACCCTGGGCTTTAGAAGTGGGGACTGTCCAGCACTCAGTTGCTGAGACAAATCCACCTCATCCCACAGCAGGCCAGCTCCATCACTCTGGGCTAGTCTCGGCTTCTGGATTTCCCCCACCATAACACCCTCCACCTGCTTTGCAGGATGGCTGCTGCGAAAATAGCCCTTCTTTACAGCACTTGGTTGCTGTGGCCTTCTTTCCACACAAGACAGATAGAGCTGAAGATATAGCTCAGCTGAGCTCGaacccagcaccacataaactaaGTGTGGTAATGGATTCCTGTTCATGCCATTATTCAGGAGGttgagaaagaagtcagaagttcaaggtcatcctcggtGATGTGGAAAGAGGAGAGGCAAAATAGAGAAGGGCTGGTGGCatttaaggaatatttttaatgattgttaacctattgtcttagttaggattttactgctgtgaacagataccatgaccaaggcaagtcttataaaggacaacatttaactgggggctggcttacaggttcataggttcagtccattatcatcaaggcaggaacatggcagcatccaggcaggcatgatgcaggagaagctgagagttctaaatcttcatctgatggctgttagcagaatattggctaccaggcagctaggatgagggtcttaaagcccacacccacagtgacacacctacaccaacagggccacacctttaatAGTCCCCCTCCCTGCAccaagcatatacagaccatcatACCTATTTTCAGCAAGACATAATGGTTCACATCTTTAATTCTGGCTCttaagaaacagaggcaggtgggtctctgtaagttcagggccaacctggtTTACCTAGTGGGCTCTATGTcagccagggatatgcagagaGACCCTTGTCTCAAAACGCCACAAACTGATtaattcaggggctggagagagggctctaCAGTAAGAGTACTTCTGCTCTTGCTGATgacctaggttcagtttccaACCCTTACCAGGCAGCTCCAGCCTCCTGTAGCTCCAGGCTCAGGGACCCTGCTCTAGGTTCTTTAGGCATCTGCACTCATGAGGTACACAAACTAATGaaggcatgcatgtacacaaatgataaatttacaatttttatgtatgtgtatacgtgtTTTGTCAGCACATAAGTGTGtggagttagacagttgtgagttaccatgtgggtgctaggaatagaactcaTGTTTTCTGAAAGAGTAACCAGTtcccttaacccctgagccatgtctccagaccttaattttttttttaattttgttttttgttgttggttttttgagacagggtttctctgtgtagccaggctgtcctggaactcactctgtagaccaggctggccttgaactcagaaatctgactgcctcagcctcccaagtgctgaaattaaaggcgtgtactaccactGCTTGACAAccctaaatttaaaaagaaaaaaaaatgtttttggaggcagagtctctctatgtagctctgaccttcctagaactggctacatagaccagattggcctcaaactcacagagatctgaccacctctgcctcagcctccctcatgctgggattaaaggcatccatcACCTCCTCGCATCCCTAAATAAAtcgtacaaaacaaaacaagactgaCTTTTCAGTTGGACATCCTGTCGTCCCAGTTTCTGCCTCAGAGGGGCAGTCTGAAGATTCTGTCTTCAACCTCAGCTTTTTAATTAAAccaatcaattttttttctagaaagtatTTCCACTCCAAGTTAGTCATTAAGACTGTTGCCAAAGGTTTATTTTGTGCATAATaatactgaagagaaaaaaaccaGGGTGTTTAATTTCTATGAACAAAATATTAATGATCATGTGTTAAGATTTCTTCTTTCTGAGCTCAACCCTTTCCAGATTTCCTGTAGTGAGAATTCCTCATTCATtagaataaagtttaaaaaaaaaaaatcagaagtagAGCGGTGGTTCAATGGGTGAAGCATTTATCTgacaaacctgaggacctgagtttggatccccagcctGGCACAGGAGCATGCATCTCTAACCCTGGCACTGAAGGATAGACACCAGTGGATGCCAGGGtttcactggccagtcagccagcCAAAACTGGAACTCCAGGCTCCAGATTCCAtgaggaaccctgtctcagaacaaggTGGAGAGCAATAAAAGAAGACAACAGATGTGTgtcaacactcacacacacacacacacacacacacacacacacacacacgagcacacatacacatgtacacacatggcagAGTACAGCCTCGCTGTGTACACCCCGGTATAGAAGCacacatacaatgaaaaaaataatcaagatcagtgtactggctggttgtgtgtaaacttgacacaagctggaatcatcagagaggaaggagtctcagttgaggaagtgtctctatgtgatccagctgtaaagcattttctcaattagtgatcaatgggggagggcccagctcttTATGGATGAATGCTGCCATCCCCTGGCAGGTGGTCatggggtctataagaaagcaggctgagcaagccatgggaaacaagccagtaagcagcactcgtCCACggtctctacatcagctcctgtctccaggttcctgttctgcCATCCTTTggaatgtggaagtgtaagctgaataaacactttcctccctaacttgctttttggtcacgtGGTTTCCCTGCAGCAATTAAAAACCCTAAGATAATCAGCAAGATGGCTAGCAGGTTGAAcaaagcacttgctgacaagcctgacaaaagaaagagttaaaagaagagaaaatcagagctggagagttggcccaGTGGCCAAAAACACATGCTACTCTTCTAAAGAACCCAAGTTCAGGTCCCAGTACCCATTTGGGGTAATTCATATCTCCTGAAACCCCAGGAAATCTAACATCTTCTTCTGGActccccaggcacacacacatacacacacacacacacacacacacacacacactcacactcacacacacgtacacacactcacacacacacatacacacacacacacacatgcacacacactcacacacatcccccacacacacacatccacacacactcacacacacacactcacacacacgcacacacacactattttaaaataaaatcttaaaaaataaaatgatcaaagAGAGTATTTGTTTAAATCTGAGTATTTCCAGTCTGGAAAGCTAAATGTGGTCAGTCCTGGATGGAACTTGGACGGGGGAGACAGGCAATCTCGACCATCATCAAAAATGACAATCATAGTCAACCTTGGTGCATGGCATGTGTCCCTCCCTGACCCTCACTGAGGCTGAAGGTTGTGCTACCGGGTGGGGCACTCCATGCTCTCTGGGGTCTGTGAGACTTAGTGGCACACCCCACATTTCAGACCAAGATTCAGGTTCCAAATGTGCAGTTGCCCTGCTGCTTCAGGACAAATAAGGGGCAGGGCAGACATTGAGGCTGGGGCAAcgttttaataaaacaaagatgCTATCAGCATCTTTCCTGTCTAAAATGCAGAACACAAGACATTATGGCCctatttgcatatttttctcctctggaaaggaaaagtgttttctgagaagcctTTAGAATAAGGCACCTGTGGAGGATCAGGGGAATCCAGCTCTCTTAGTCACAGATGGATGGCCTGTTGACATTGTAACTGGGGTGGAAGTTCAAGCGATCATAGTGGGTGATGTGATTGTCGGGCCCGGTCACTAGGCTCTTCTCCAGGCTAACATTAATGTTATGACTCCGGAACATTCCAAAAGCTGCACATTGTCTGGAAAACTTACTTGAAGATGGATAAAATACTTTCTGAAagtcaaacagacaaacaagaggATTAGTGGTGTGTGGTAACACTCAAGCAGTCCGACCGACCAGTACTTTGGACAAACAGTGAGAATTTGTGAGAAACTACAACCTCTGATGCTAGGAAGCCCAGAAACCAAGGTAAGCAAGATGGCCTCCTTTGCTCCAACCACCCCAGTTTGTGCTTGTGTCTAATATGATTAACACTGCCTTCTTTCCACACTACATGGACAAGAAGTCGTCACAGGATCACCTATCTGCCACAGCTCCACGCCTAGGTATAACAACAATCATTAACCTGGGGTTAGGTCAGAGTTATACCCctacaacatgtgtgtgtgtgtgtatgcgtgcacacatacacacacacacacacacacacacacacacacacacattgaggtCTACTCCTACTAGTCATGCCACATTAGGCAAGCCACTAGGACTTTGTATACTTCAGCCTTCTCCTCTGTGAGTGTAGTCACAATACTTACTCTAGAGCAGTGTCTGCAATACTCTAGCAAAATACTTATAACTTACAAAGAGAAATAGTTgggtgtggtggggcatgcctttaacctcagcactcggaaggcagagtcaggtggatctctgtgagttggaagccagcctggtctacaaagagagttcaaggacagacatggctatacagagaattcctgtctcagaaaaaggaaaaaaaaaaagaagagaaaagaaaagaaaagaaaggaagaagaaaagaaaagaagagaataaagtgTTCAAATACCATTCCAATACACACAGCTCCCCCCATTGTTTGCATGGTGTATTGCAGATGAGCCTGATCTATCTGAGCCAATACTGCTACTGGGCTATGCACTGAACACTCGGGGCCTACCCCATCTTGGCCCTGCATAGTCAATGCATTCTGACaattctataataataaatatctacCCTTGCAGTATCATCATAGAGAATAATACTAAGTCCACTGCTCATAGAATGCAGTGGACTGAGTCAGAAAGCTGAAAAGCCAACCCCAGAGAGCAGGACTAAGAAGCAGGGAATACCTACCCCCTAGCTTGCCTCTGATACTCTCAGCCTGTGCCCCATGGCCTGCTAACCTGACTGTAAGGCACAACTGTTGAAAAGAGCAGCCTCTTCTCCATGGCCTTTTATAGCGGCAGAAGCAGAAAccaggggtgtggctcagcaggtgGAACACCATGTCTAATGTTTAGCCCTGGCACTTCATGAAATATGATGTGGTGGAATgcacctttaacccagcacttgggaggtggaggcaagaggttCAGGGGTTCAAAGCTTTGAACTGATTCAGAACTAGCTCTGGCTTAACTTGAGACCAAAGGCACTTATTACCAAGCCTGGTGAAAGGAGATCCAGCTCTtacaagtggtcctctgacctccatacatgtgtgGCATGGTGTACTCCCACACAGAGACAAGGTGAATGCACTTAAGAAGGCGGGGGCAGCAGTTCCCACGTTTCTGCTTGTGTCTGAAACACCTTGTGTCTGATTTTGAAACAGTGACTCCAGAAAATCTTTTCCTGTAGACAGGCTCTTCAGAGGAGTTCTGCCACTCACATGAACACTTGACTTCACTAATTTGCCTTCAGGTGCCCATGTGAAGAAGTGCGTGCCTGTCTGATGGGGAGGAGAACGTGGAAGCAAGtttatttgtacttttctttctACCATATACTTTGCTTTGAAACCGTATTCTATCATCTCTCTGCCCTGCCTTGTCCTAACATGATTTGAGGTGCCACACATTTACAATGTGGGAAGCTGATTTACAACTTTGACTTCTCATAAGTCGGCTCTTCCAGATGGCACCTCATCCCGGCACGTCTGGCTTGCACTTACCGGCATCTCATGCACCGTGGGAGCTCTGCTCCCATAGGTTTGGTTACTGGTCCTGTACATGGAAATAGCTTCgttggtcctgtggaagagatACACTGTttttcacacacactcaaaataagGCAGCCAAATCATAGCCTAGAAGAATTTGATTGATGGAACTTTATTGTCCCTAAGGGCAATACCATGTCAACAGGGCTCCCACTGGGAGCACTCTCTCCCAGCAGGCCTGTCTCTCTGGCCTCCTCTGCCAGCCATGGCCCCTGATCCTTCTAAAGGAACCCCTACAGGACACCCagccagcaaatgctggaggAGGGGTCTTGGTGGAACCTTGGCACAGACTGCCACTGTGAGGTACGTTAGCTACCTCAGGGACAGCATGTCAGCTTCCAGACCCTATCTATCACCCAGAAATCCCTCTGCTTTTGAGTCTCAACCTTACAGAGGCCAAGCTTCTGTCAggtggagaagagaaaagaaatccagTTTGTGATACAGAGGCTACCAGCAGCTCTTCTTCACACAGGGGCCTCAGTAAGCTGTGTTCTTACTTGTGGAAAGGGAGTGTGCCTACCCTGCCTCACAGAAGTCAAGAAGCCTTCCATCCTTATTTCCAAAAGAACCAGGCTGCTCTGTAAGGTGTACAACTTTCAGggaatggccaggcagtggtggtacacgcctttagtcccagcacttgggaggcagaggcaggcagatttctgagttcgaggccagcctggtctacagagtgagttccagggcagccagggctacacagagaaaccctgtctaggaaaaacaaaatacaaagaaacaaaagagtagaGGCATCCCCTGTCTGCAGCAAGGCTCTATTCACACACCTTCACTGCTGTGGTTGCTCAGACAGCAAGACCCTAATAGTAATGGTGACCCAAGGCATGGGGTTCATGTCTGGCTCCTTTTGACCTCAGCAGCCAGGCACTTGGGA
The nucleotide sequence above comes from Mastomys coucha isolate ucsf_1 unplaced genomic scaffold, UCSF_Mcou_1 pScaffold15, whole genome shotgun sequence. Encoded proteins:
- the CUNH9orf116 gene encoding UPF0691 protein C9orf116 homolog, which produces MSEEKPQECAEPEEPKAKPVPEKTSDYYRISEKLPVRFNNPAWFHGYRTNEAISMYRTSNQTYGSRAPTVHEMPKVFYPSSSKFSRQCAAFGMFRSHNINVSLEKSLVTGPDNHITHYDRLNFHPSYNVNRPSICD